The following nucleotide sequence is from Campylobacter coli 76339.
TTTGAGCGCCTTTTATGTATATTTTTCTTTTTATTACTTGGGTGAAATGATAAATCTTGTAGGAGCAAGCGGGGCGATTTGTGTTTTGATGGGGTATTATGCTTTTCTTGATAAAAGTAGCACAAAAGGACTTATAGTTGCTATTTTGCTAATGAGTTTTGCTCCATTGCTTATGGGTGTAAATGTCGCATGGTATGGACATATTTTTGGTTTTATTTGCGGATATTTTTTAGGGAAGTTAAGGAGAAAAATTTGAAGAAAATATATATATTAAGGCATGCAAAGGCTGTTAAAGATGAAGAAGTGCAAGATTTTGATAGAAAGCTCAGTAAAAGAGGTAAAGAGGATTTAGAAAAGCTTTTTTATAATTTAAAAACCCATGAGATAAGATTTGATTTTATACTTTCAAGCCCATCTAAACGCACTGCTAAGACAGCTAAAAAAATAGCTGAATTTTTTGATTTTGACAAGGAAAAAATTCAATTTGTAGATGAATTATACCTTGCTGATTTATCTAAAATATATCAAATTTTACAAACTATCGATAAAAAATATAATGAAGTTTTATTAGTAGGACATAATCCTACTTTAATGGAACTTGGAGAATTTTTAGGTTCTTTATGTTTGACTTCTTTTCCTACTTCATCCATGCTTTGTTTAGAATTTGACATAGAAGACTTTAAGGATTTAAAAGCACACAGTGGAAAAGTGATATTTTTTGAACATGTGAGAAAGTTAAAAGAGGAAAAGGAGTTGGATTAATTACTTCCAACCCTCGATATAGTTTTTGAGTTTTCTACCTACTTTTGGATGTTTAAGTTTTTTAATCGCAGAGCTTTCTATTTGTCTTACTCTTTCGCGTGTAACATTTAATTCTTTGCCTATTTCCTCTAAGGTTCTATCGCTTTCATCATCCATTAAACCAAAACGCATACGAATAACTGCTTTTTCTCTATCATTTAACTGATCAAGAACTTCATCAATTTGTTCTTTTAGGTCATCTTTTAAGATATGATCCATAGGCGAGAGTGAATTTCTATCTTCTACAAAATCCCCAAATTTACCATCATCCTCGCTTCCAATAGGTGCTTCAAGCGAAATAGGCTCTTTTGTGATTTTAATCACCTGCTTAACTTTATCCACACTAAGTCCCACTTCTTTAGCTATAACGCTTACATCCGGTTCTTTTCCATCTTTTTGCAAATGTTCGCGTATGATTTTATTGATTTGATTGATGGTTTCTATCATATGAATAGGTATTCTTATAGTTCTAGCTTGATCTGCAATCGCTCTTGAAATGGCTTGTCTTATCCACCAAGTTGCATAGGTTGAAAATTTATATCCTCTTTTATACTCAAATTTATCTACCGCTTTCATAAGACCTATATTGCCCTCTTGAATAAGATCTAAAAAAGGTAAGCCACGGTTTGTATAACGCTTAGCAATACTTACAACAAGACGCAAATTCGATTTAGCCATTCTAGTTTTAGCTTCATCAGAAATTTTTTTACCTCGCTTGATTTGCTCTAAAATTTCTTTCAAGCGCTCTTTTTCTAAGTCAAAACTTTTTTCACTTGCTTCTTTGGTTTGAAAAAGTTTTTTTATCTCCATGTAAGTGCTTACCATAGTTGTCTCAAGCGCTCTTTCGGTAATTTCTTCTTTACTTAATTTTGTAATATCTTTTAAGATATTAGCGTGGCGATTTTTTAATTCTTCAGAAAACATCGGCAAGCGATATTCTAGGCGTTTTAATTCTTTATCGAATTCCTCATCGCTTTTTAGAGCGGTTTCCATTGATTTTACAATTTCACTGATGAGTTTGGAAGTTGGGCCTAGATCCATTAATTTTTCTTTTAGGATATTTTTCTTAAAAGCAATGCCAAGTTTATCTAAAATTTCATCTCCACTTTCTTTATCCTTAGAAACCTTTAACCAGTCTTTTTTTGCTTTTTCCAAGGCTTTGAATTTTTCTATAACTTTTAAGGTTCTTTCATCTTCTTTTTTGCTTGTTTTTTTAGGTGCTTCTTCGTTTTCTAATTCTTCATCATTTTCTTCATCTTCAAGTTCAAGGTCATCCAGTTTATCATCGCCTTTTTCTTCATCATCAAAACTTTTAAAAAGCTCTTTTACTCTTCTTTCTCTATTAATTAAAGGTTCACGGTAATCTAAGATAAAATCAATCAAATAAGGTACAGAACAAAAAGCATCTATGATAATATCTTCACCAAGTTCAATTTTTTTAGAAATTTCAATTTCTTCATCTTTGTTTAGAAGTGCAATTTGTCCCATTTCTCTTAGATACATACGCACAGGAGAATCTGATCTGCTCCACTCAAGCAAATCATTTTCATTGGCCAAATCGAATTCATTTTCAAGGCTAGTATCTTGTAATTTTTGTTTTTCTTCTTGTAGTCTTTTTGCGTCTTCTATATTTTTCATTTGTGCAATTTCAGCTGCCGAGAAGAGTTGTACTTTATACTTTTTCATTAAAGCTTGAACTTTTTTAGCGCTAGCTGAATTAGGCTGCTTACTGAAATATTTTACTAATTTCTCATAAGTGATATAATCTTCTTCGTTTTCTTTAAAGAGTTCTTCAAGTTCCATATCTTGAGTTTTGGCATTCATTGAACTTTCCTTGATTTTTATA
It contains:
- a CDS encoding Putative integral membrane protein, whose amino-acid sequence is MLGLNILFFKGAYWQILSSMFMHGNLTHLILNMIVLFQFGRILESYLGTFRFFLLYIIGGLMCSVLSAFYVYFSFYYLGEMINLVGASGAICVLMGYYAFLDKSSTKGLIVAILLMSFAPLLMGVNVAWYGHIFGFICGYFLGKLRRKI
- a CDS encoding phosphohistidine phosphatase SixA, putative; translation: MKKIYILRHAKAVKDEEVQDFDRKLSKRGKEDLEKLFYNLKTHEIRFDFILSSPSKRTAKTAKKIAEFFDFDKEKIQFVDELYLADLSKIYQILQTIDKKYNEVLLVGHNPTLMELGEFLGSLCLTSFPTSSMLCLEFDIEDFKDLKAHSGKVIFFEHVRKLKEEKELD
- a CDS encoding RNA polymerase sigma factor RpoD — encoded protein: MNAKTQDMELEELFKENEEDYITYEKLVKYFSKQPNSASAKKVQALMKKYKVQLFSAAEIAQMKNIEDAKRLQEEKQKLQDTSLENEFDLANENDLLEWSRSDSPVRMYLREMGQIALLNKDEEIEISKKIELGEDIIIDAFCSVPYLIDFILDYREPLINRERRVKELFKSFDDEEKGDDKLDDLELEDEENDEELENEEAPKKTSKKEDERTLKVIEKFKALEKAKKDWLKVSKDKESGDEILDKLGIAFKKNILKEKLMDLGPTSKLISEIVKSMETALKSDEEFDKELKRLEYRLPMFSEELKNRHANILKDITKLSKEEITERALETTMVSTYMEIKKLFQTKEASEKSFDLEKERLKEILEQIKRGKKISDEAKTRMAKSNLRLVVSIAKRYTNRGLPFLDLIQEGNIGLMKAVDKFEYKRGYKFSTYATWWIRQAISRAIADQARTIRIPIHMIETINQINKIIREHLQKDGKEPDVSVIAKEVGLSVDKVKQVIKITKEPISLEAPIGSEDDGKFGDFVEDRNSLSPMDHILKDDLKEQIDEVLDQLNDREKAVIRMRFGLMDDESDRTLEEIGKELNVTRERVRQIESSAIKKLKHPKVGRKLKNYIEGWK